One candidate division Zixibacteria bacterium HGW-Zixibacteria-1 DNA segment encodes these proteins:
- a CDS encoding acetyl-CoA acetyltransferase (Catalyzes the synthesis of acetoacetyl coenzyme A from two molecules of acetyl coenzyme A. It can also act as a thiolase, catalyzing the reverse reaction and generating two-carbon units from the four-carbon product of fatty acid oxidation) yields the protein MRDVAVVGVGMTQFGEIWEKSFRDLYVEAALAAIDDAGVDHLDSMIIGCMTGGLFIGQEHVGSLMADYLGQKYLAASRVESACASGGLAFRHAFIEVASGMSDIVMAGGVEKMTDISGDGATYALAAAADQEYEVFHGATFPGLYALMAVAHMEKYGTTREMLSAVSVKNHHNGSMNPFAQYPFEVTREAVESSVMVASPLRILDCSPITDGGAAVILTTVDIAKKLGKPIIKIIGSGHATDSIALHSRKDLTTIKATTVAAEKAFKMAGKTIKDVNFAEVHDCFTIAEIIVMESLGLYAPGKAGEAVVKGETSLEGSFPINTSGGLKSKGHPVGATGVAQVIEVVKQLRGTAENGRQLKTKPKIGMTQNMGGSGGSTLVHIMEVA from the coding sequence ATGAGAGATGTTGCAGTTGTTGGCGTGGGTATGACCCAATTCGGCGAGATTTGGGAAAAATCATTCCGTGACTTATATGTCGAAGCGGCCCTGGCGGCCATCGATGATGCAGGAGTCGATCACCTCGATTCGATGATCATCGGCTGTATGACCGGCGGCCTTTTCATCGGCCAGGAACATGTTGGCTCACTTATGGCCGATTATCTTGGGCAAAAATATCTGGCCGCATCGCGGGTCGAATCGGCCTGTGCTTCCGGCGGTCTGGCTTTCCGCCATGCCTTTATCGAAGTTGCTTCCGGGATGTCGGATATTGTCATGGCCGGCGGTGTCGAAAAAATGACCGATATCTCCGGCGATGGCGCCACATATGCCCTGGCGGCCGCTGCCGACCAGGAATATGAAGTTTTCCACGGCGCCACCTTTCCGGGTTTATATGCTTTGATGGCGGTCGCCCACATGGAAAAATACGGCACCACCCGCGAGATGCTTTCGGCGGTGTCGGTCAAGAATCATCACAACGGCTCGATGAATCCGTTCGCCCAGTATCCTTTCGAGGTTACCCGCGAGGCGGTCGAGAGCTCGGTCATGGTGGCCAGTCCGCTCCGAATCCTGGACTGTTCGCCGATCACCGACGGCGGCGCCGCTGTGATTCTGACCACGGTCGATATTGCCAAAAAACTGGGCAAGCCGATCATTAAAATCATCGGTTCCGGTCATGCCACCGATTCCATCGCGCTTCACAGCCGCAAAGATCTGACCACGATCAAAGCGACCACGGTAGCGGCCGAGAAAGCCTTCAAGATGGCCGGCAAGACCATTAAGGATGTCAATTTTGCCGAGGTTCATGATTGCTTTACCATTGCCGAGATCATTGTCATGGAATCACTCGGGCTGTATGCGCCGGGCAAGGCCGGTGAAGCGGTCGTAAAAGGGGAGACCTCGCTTGAAGGTTCCTTCCCGATCAACACTTCGGGCGGTCTGAAATCCAAGGGGCATCCGGTCGGAGCGACCGGCGTCGCCCAGGTTATCGAAGTTGTCAAGCAGCTTCGCGGGACAGCCGAAAACGGCCGTCAGCTCAAGACCAAGCCGAAAATCGGTATGACTCAAAACATGGGTGGTTCCGGCGGTTCCACTCTGGTTCATATTATGGAGGTGGCCTGA
- a CDS encoding methylcrotonoyl-CoA carboxylase, with translation MFRIESKISTSSDAYKENLRLNKEQHRIFKERLEKIKEGGPERSRKVHLERGKLLTRERVGLLFDKNTPFLELSSLAAYDMYDNDAPASGLITGIGIVHGREVMVIANDATVKGGTYYPITILKHARAQRVAQENNLPCVYLVDSGGIFLPMQSGVFPDKDHFGRIFYNQARMSSMGIPQISAVLGSCTAGGAYLPAMSDETVIVRKQGTIFIGGPPLVKAATGEVVTAEELGGADVHCRTSGVTDHYAQNDKHALQICRNIIENLNRRPKFELEMGEVEEPYYDPEELYGVVPNDLRKPYDAREVIARLVDGSKFHEFKELYGMTLVCGFAKIMGYPVGILANNGILFSESSLKGAHFIELCTIRKIPLLFLQNITGFIVGRQYEAGGIARDGAKLVHAVANAQVPRFTVIIGGSYGAGNYAMCGRGYFPRLLWMWPNAKICVMGGEQAADVLATVKVKQLEREGKKLTPDEIAAIRQPILEKYEAESSPYYSTARLWDDGIVGMTETREALALGIAMSLNADIPDQKYGVFRM, from the coding sequence ATGTTTAGAATAGAATCCAAAATCAGTACATCTTCCGATGCTTACAAGGAAAACCTTCGGCTCAACAAAGAGCAGCACCGGATCTTCAAGGAAAGACTGGAAAAAATAAAAGAGGGCGGTCCGGAGCGGTCACGCAAGGTGCACCTCGAGCGGGGCAAACTGCTGACGCGCGAACGGGTCGGTCTCCTCTTTGACAAAAATACTCCGTTTCTGGAATTGTCTTCGCTGGCGGCATATGATATGTACGATAATGATGCCCCGGCTTCGGGACTCATTACCGGTATCGGTATCGTCCATGGGCGGGAAGTGATGGTCATCGCCAATGATGCCACCGTCAAAGGCGGCACTTATTATCCGATCACCATTCTCAAGCATGCCCGCGCCCAGCGCGTCGCCCAGGAAAACAACCTGCCCTGTGTCTATCTGGTCGATTCGGGCGGCATTTTCCTGCCGATGCAGTCCGGCGTTTTCCCCGACAAAGATCATTTCGGGCGCATCTTCTATAACCAGGCCCGGATGTCTTCCATGGGCATCCCGCAAATATCGGCCGTCCTTGGTTCATGCACCGCCGGCGGTGCGTACCTTCCGGCCATGTCCGATGAAACCGTCATCGTCCGCAAGCAGGGGACAATTTTTATCGGCGGACCGCCGCTGGTCAAAGCGGCCACAGGAGAAGTTGTCACCGCCGAGGAACTCGGCGGCGCCGATGTGCACTGCCGGACATCCGGCGTCACCGATCATTACGCCCAAAACGACAAGCATGCCCTGCAGATCTGCCGGAATATTATTGAAAATCTCAATCGCCGGCCTAAATTCGAGCTTGAAATGGGCGAGGTCGAGGAACCGTACTATGATCCCGAAGAACTCTATGGTGTCGTGCCCAATGATCTTCGCAAACCGTATGATGCCCGCGAGGTGATCGCAAGGCTGGTGGATGGCTCGAAATTCCATGAGTTCAAGGAACTCTACGGCATGACCCTGGTCTGCGGCTTCGCGAAAATAATGGGATATCCGGTCGGCATCCTCGCCAACAACGGCATCCTCTTCTCGGAATCGTCACTCAAAGGAGCCCACTTCATCGAGCTTTGCACCATTCGGAAAATTCCGCTTCTCTTCCTGCAGAACATCACCGGTTTTATCGTCGGCCGCCAGTACGAAGCGGGCGGTATCGCCCGTGACGGCGCCAAGCTGGTACATGCCGTGGCCAACGCCCAGGTGCCCAGATTCACCGTCATCATCGGGGGATCATACGGCGCCGGCAACTATGCCATGTGCGGCCGCGGTTATTTTCCGCGCCTTCTCTGGATGTGGCCCAATGCCAAGATTTGCGTTATGGGCGGCGAACAGGCCGCCGATGTGCTGGCGACGGTTAAAGTCAAGCAGCTCGAACGCGAGGGCAAGAAACTTACGCCTGATGAAATCGCTGCTATCAGACAGCCCATCCTGGAAAAATACGAGGCGGAGTCGTCACCATACTATTCGACGGCGCGTCTCTGGGATGACGGCATCGTCGGCATGACCGAGACGCGCGAGGCGCTGGCTCTTGGTATTGCGATGTCGCTCAACGCCGACATTCCCGATCAGAAATATGGTGTCTTCAGGATGTAG
- a CDS encoding transcriptional regulator has product MMFPSRIWRDSKHRYRLEAGKCTKCGKVVFPYRLICPECGHREFEKVILPDTGKLLTFSVIRVAPSQFTDQAPYAIGIAELANGVRLLAQVTDCDVDKLTVGMEVRIEFRRIQTDGHHGVLSYGYKFVPKWY; this is encoded by the coding sequence CTGATGTTTCCATCACGAATTTGGAGAGATAGCAAACATCGCTATCGCCTGGAAGCCGGTAAATGCACCAAGTGCGGCAAGGTTGTCTTCCCGTACCGTCTGATCTGCCCGGAATGCGGTCACCGCGAATTCGAGAAAGTCATCCTGCCGGATACCGGCAAGCTGCTCACTTTTTCCGTCATTCGTGTGGCGCCGTCGCAGTTTACCGATCAGGCGCCGTATGCCATCGGCATCGCGGAACTGGCCAATGGCGTCAGACTTCTGGCCCAGGTGACCGACTGTGATGTCGATAAACTGACTGTCGGTATGGAAGTGCGGATCGAATTCCGCCGCATTCAGACCGATGGGCATCACGGCGTGCTCAGTTACGGCTATAAGTTCGTACCCAAATGGTATTAA